From the Theobroma cacao cultivar B97-61/B2 chromosome 2, Criollo_cocoa_genome_V2, whole genome shotgun sequence genome, one window contains:
- the LOC18608935 gene encoding uncharacterized protein LOC18608935 has protein sequence MKLKNKGRVFPSPSSSSSSSSSSCEDYLSILKLLPAAILALASVLSLEDREVLAYMITRSLKTTTTATNSSLISQDYSSKKRSSKKPPPTASKLTQKNGALPHKPPVFDCDCFDCYTSYWFRWDSSPNRELIHQVIEAFEDHLTNGEAQKPSKKNIRPKKRDSTSKVASRVPDSPVGDLPVQPDQEVLVSESSSTDEASVFNDDVTSREKDVKEEVADAAEVTEEFAVVEDAEVEIRTAATSSHKGLARKVLPDVLGLLNSRLWGLWNPNV, from the coding sequence ATGAAGCTCAAAAACAAAGGTAGAGTATTCCCATccccttcttcttcttcatcttcttcttcttcttcttgtgaAGACTATCTTTCCATTTTGAAGCTTCTCCCAGCTGCCATTTTGGCTCTTGCTTCAGTCCTTTCTCTCGAGGACCGTGAGGTTTTAGCTTACATGATAACCAGGTCCCTCAAAACCACCACCACTGCCACCAACTCTTCTTTAATCTCCCAAGATTATTCTTCCAAGAAGAGATCTTCCAAGAAGCCACCACCTACCGCCTCCAAGCTGACCCAAAAGAATGGCGCTTTACCCCATAAGCCGCCCGTTTTCGATTGCGATTGTTTCGACTGCTACACTAGTTACTGGTTTCGTTGGGACTCGTCTCCTAACCGCGAGCTTATCCATCAAGTTATTGAAGCTTTCGAAGATCATTTAACCAACGGGGAAGCCCAGAAACCTTCCAAGAAGAACATAAGGCCCAAAAAGAGAGACAGTACCAGCAAAGTGGCCAGTCGGGTCCCCGACAGCCCGGTTGGTGACCTCCCGGTTCAGCCCGACCAAGAAGTTCTGGTCTCGGAGAGTAGTTCTACCGACGAAGCATCGGTTTTTAACGATGACGTCACTTCAAGGGAGAAGGATGTTAAAGAAGAGGTAGCTGACGCGGCAGAAGTGACTGAAGAGTTTGCGGTAGTGGAGGATGCGGAGGTGGAAATACGGACGGCGGCGACGAGTAGCCACAAGGGGTTGGCTAGGAAGGTGTTGCCGGACGTGTTAGGATTATTGAATTCTCGTTTATGGGGTCTTTGGAATCCAAATGTGtaa
- the LOC18608934 gene encoding uncharacterized protein LOC18608934, with product MSGVTLAVAPRSEPDKTIAPGEKLEHKPLRQQQQQSVAGGLMGSLRVIELQLVAFIMVFSISGLVPLLDLVFPAFASTYIIALSLFAFPSHGRISTGSQEIFQGSKLFRLYVILGTTIGLFLPLAYVLGGFARGDKHAVRSATPHLFLLSFQILTENVISGLSLFSPPVRALVPVLYTVRRIFIIIDWMHDVWLNKTLPANAQLKDIAWDWFGKGLAAANLFYFSINLLCFLIPRFLPRAFERYFRERDEVDAKMSEDKRSTAAKKSQATDKKVD from the exons ATGTCCGGTGTAACTCTTGCTGTGGCTCCTAGAAGTGAGCCAGACAAAACCATAGCACCAGGGGAAAAACTCGAACATAAACCTCTTCGCCAGCAGCAGCAACAATCAGTGGCGGGCGGTCTAATGGGATCATTGCGTGTGATTGAGCTCCAACTAGTAGCTTTCATTATGGTTTTTTCAATTAGTGGCCTTGTCCCACTCCTTGATTTGGTCTTCCCAGCTTTTGCCTCGACTTATATAATCGCCCTTTCACTCTTTGCCTTCCCATCCCACGGTCGCATATCCACTGGCTCGCAAGAGATTTTCCAAGGCAGCAAACTCTTTAGGCTCTATGTGATTCTTGGAACTACCATAGGGCTTTTCTTGCCACTGGCATATGTCCTGGGCGGCTTTGCGAGGGGTGATAAGCATGCTGTTCGATCAGCTACGCCTCACTTGTTCTTGCTTTCATTTCAAATACTAACAGAAAATGTGATAAGCGGGCTGTCTTTATTTTCACCGCCGGTGAGGGCACTTGTTCCTGTACTATATACGGTGAGGAggatttttattatcattgaCTGGATGCATGATGTTTGGCTCAACAAAACTCTGCCTGCAAATGCACAACTCAAG GACATTGCATGGGATTGGTTTGGGAAGGGCCTGGCAGCTGCAAATCTATTTTACTTCTCTATCAATCTCTTGTGCTTTTTGATTCCTCGATTCCTGCCTCGGGCATTTGAGAGGTACTTTAGGGAAAGGGATGAGGTCGATGCTAAGATGTCAGAGGACAAGCGTTCCACGGCAGCAAAAAAGTCCCAGGCAACAGATAAGAAAGTCGATTGA